A window of Haloarcula sp. H-GB4 contains these coding sequences:
- a CDS encoding GMP synthase subunit A: MTQIDVIDNHGQFTHLEQRALRDMGVDVSLRDNTTPPEEIDADGIVLSGGPDMDDIGNCSEYLDLDVPVLGICLGMQLIADELGGRVGGGEYGGYADVTVDILDEDDPLLGSLHPETRVWASHADEVKEVPPGFERTATSDVCGVEAMSNTDEAIYGVQWHPEVAHTEEGEEVFENFLSVCDQQSVARQ; encoded by the coding sequence ATGACCCAAATCGACGTAATCGACAATCACGGACAGTTCACGCATCTGGAGCAGCGCGCGCTCCGGGACATGGGCGTCGATGTCTCGCTCAGGGACAACACGACACCTCCCGAGGAGATCGACGCCGACGGCATCGTCCTTTCAGGCGGTCCGGACATGGACGATATCGGGAACTGTTCCGAGTACCTCGACCTCGACGTGCCCGTGCTCGGTATCTGTCTGGGAATGCAACTCATCGCCGACGAACTCGGCGGCCGGGTCGGCGGCGGCGAATACGGCGGCTACGCGGACGTAACGGTCGACATCCTTGATGAGGACGACCCGCTTCTCGGCTCGCTGCATCCCGAAACGCGTGTGTGGGCGAGCCACGCTGATGAAGTGAAGGAAGTACCGCCCGGATTCGAGCGGACTGCGACCTCCGACGTTTGTGGCGTTGAGGCGATGAGCAACACGGACGAGGCGATATACGGCGTCCAGTGGCATCCGGAGGTCGCCCACACCGAAGAGGGCGAGGAAGTGTTCGAGAACTTCTTGTCAGTCTGTGACCAGCAGTCTGTCGCCCGCCAGTAA
- a CDS encoding DUF2070 family protein, whose translation MTATQGNLANLSRFIFRAPTWYTSLAFALVIAAMTGIVAFDSRFILDDAWQGVFLIGLPTSIASAVTPWVDRQLGGQLTPNRATLLAVICELITIAMLTIAGVIAIFTVRLGQNFVFDVLLVALASIFAFRLLILMAVSRHSLLKAAIPASVQTVTAAVLLAIYSGATAFILDNPMLREYLSRPEEVPPQVQGFIPQDFTILAVICVIYALAVWLFLVVIDQPWRSSLGVSALDFLRGFIGHIAEGTRELEEFFEDIGEEAVVPVTLLSVRRPSGEEKARFVLPMIHPGPMGEIGGGNLPRRVAESADGLAFPPHATAGHDFNLVTEREVDKILSTAETAYQRIEYDGQATAGHRVTEGEATLTGQAFGSDALVVNTYAPGCADDVEYAVGLSAMSEARADGLDDVLLVDAHNCNDGLEGDDLGHVVPGSQRSFDMLHGAGQLGSLLTDAETGQLSCGIAWDETPWEPEDGIGPLGIRVCVFEVNNQRTAYVLIDGNNMEPDLRQRIIDAAEGVDMMEVMTSDTHIVNTVEAENQVGQAIPEKEIIALIGDLVDRAVADLEPVEAGMASEQVTVTVFGNDRTETLASTANAMVSMGGALAAAFILVVMTISVLIFLLT comes from the coding sequence ATGACGGCGACACAGGGCAATCTTGCTAACCTTTCGCGGTTTATTTTCAGGGCTCCGACCTGGTATACGAGCCTAGCCTTTGCGCTGGTCATCGCGGCGATGACCGGCATCGTTGCGTTCGACTCGCGGTTCATCCTTGATGACGCCTGGCAGGGCGTGTTTCTCATCGGCCTGCCGACCTCAATCGCCAGTGCCGTGACGCCGTGGGTCGACCGACAGCTGGGTGGACAGCTAACCCCGAACCGGGCCACCCTGCTTGCGGTCATCTGTGAGCTCATCACAATCGCGATGCTGACCATTGCCGGCGTTATCGCCATCTTTACTGTCCGCCTCGGCCAGAATTTCGTCTTCGACGTATTGCTGGTCGCGCTGGCGTCGATATTCGCCTTCCGGCTACTGATACTGATGGCTGTCTCGCGGCATTCACTCCTGAAAGCGGCGATTCCGGCGAGCGTCCAGACAGTCACGGCCGCCGTGTTGCTGGCAATATACAGCGGGGCGACCGCGTTCATCCTCGATAACCCGATGCTCCGGGAGTACCTTTCCCGCCCAGAAGAAGTACCGCCGCAGGTACAGGGGTTTATCCCACAGGATTTCACCATTCTCGCGGTTATCTGTGTCATCTACGCGCTGGCGGTCTGGCTGTTTCTGGTCGTCATCGACCAACCGTGGCGCTCCTCGCTCGGCGTGTCCGCGCTGGATTTCCTCCGGGGTTTCATCGGCCACATCGCGGAGGGGACGCGCGAACTGGAGGAGTTCTTCGAGGATATCGGCGAAGAAGCAGTCGTTCCGGTCACCTTGCTATCGGTCCGCCGGCCGAGTGGCGAGGAGAAAGCCCGGTTCGTCCTGCCGATGATTCACCCCGGTCCGATGGGTGAAATCGGCGGCGGGAACCTCCCCAGACGCGTCGCCGAGTCAGCCGACGGCCTCGCCTTCCCGCCACACGCGACCGCCGGTCACGACTTCAACCTCGTCACGGAACGGGAAGTCGACAAGATCCTGTCGACGGCTGAGACAGCGTACCAGCGTATCGAGTACGACGGCCAAGCGACGGCAGGCCACCGGGTCACCGAAGGCGAGGCCACGCTGACGGGACAGGCCTTCGGCTCCGACGCGCTCGTCGTGAACACGTACGCACCGGGCTGTGCCGACGACGTGGAGTACGCCGTGGGACTCTCGGCAATGTCGGAAGCACGGGCCGACGGACTCGACGACGTGCTTCTGGTTGACGCGCACAACTGCAACGACGGGCTCGAAGGTGACGACCTCGGCCACGTCGTCCCCGGCAGTCAGCGGTCCTTCGACATGCTCCACGGGGCTGGACAGCTTGGAAGCCTGCTCACGGACGCTGAAACTGGCCAACTCAGCTGTGGCATCGCCTGGGACGAAACCCCATGGGAGCCAGAGGATGGCATCGGCCCGCTCGGAATCCGCGTTTGTGTCTTCGAGGTCAACAACCAGCGGACGGCGTACGTGCTCATCGACGGCAACAACATGGAACCGGACCTCCGCCAGCGCATCATCGACGCTGCCGAAGGCGTGGATATGATGGAAGTGATGACCAGCGACACCCACATCGTCAATACTGTCGAGGCCGAGAATCAGGTCGGACAGGCCATCCCCGAGAAAGAGATCATTGCGCTCATCGGGGACCTCGTCGACAGAGCCGTCGCCGATCTCGAACCCGTCGAAGCCGGGATGGCGAGCGAACAGGTGACTGTGACAGTGTTTGGTAACGACCGAACCGAGACGCTGGCCTCGACTGCCAACGCGATGGTGTCGATGGGTGGTGCGCTGGCCGCGGCGTTTATTCTCGTCGTCATGACGATTAGCGTGCTGATTTTCCTGCTGACCTGA